Proteins from a genomic interval of Apteryx mantelli isolate bAptMan1 chromosome 5, bAptMan1.hap1, whole genome shotgun sequence:
- the ZNF518B gene encoding zinc finger protein 518B produces MQLKKMREMLPKLYPGQLNDKNNSLSTSPKQSSEDKTNPSKGDDDQNCCYQGTEAENNKLSLISCIKCRSVQKISMQDIEEHKKLGWTEDKTFICKKCSRITPPALHFVPEGASAVDFEKHEKTSPSKNQKTFKVKNFLPGKYYCDKCRFSTKDPLQYKKHIGQHEEIKFICSHCSYVSYTKGEFQRHLVKHTGTFPYQCEYCEYGAVRHDYIVKHTRRVHETPTKRLTNTIINHKQKKSCLPNQSTLFEKQKYDKKIPFRNELSNSSSNMVCEIPDKVTKIVCLSRDIECSINTASIQDKTVLEPSEISLCENQSVEVEVYSPKTEPLQPGMPLTVIAPSELVVPSNCLAQIVEIKIVNGAQQLVLKLIPMKEATYKPVNCDEEEPENQGVERSAEGKKASSVFQNELLTMEVNVDKLSSVSNQLTSDSIYGKNSECLCSSNCQPSDCNSVSVQKEDASKLCFHLVKGVDVHSGVIELCSQSLVTSSTEKVSDPKSLRRETDGKNNFHYDLYCYEESLDISPPKHATASEDKSSKNVSVKAAQEGKNSSSFAILKEKDTLPLKSEDNECKSPLVNSPSIYLASKGFDNKSVKSSEAGRKFHVTKTPPLEDTNASLSKLKRVDTINQKNNLLLESLELQKMENKGNPFEGPVISSVFSLSSGAENVPEGIRWDDTTCSKKSATLLCRKIAQLMSAAESNMKSMPLRCPVSSKKVLLPQENSASCERIVPATVLEQSASSPQLHGGNSVISSEEHNEEQLLTVTKTSKSRVTKNSHVASPVFIPKGTVLRVLNATSSQNTKGIENRSEASAPSTYCNEMLLPRPVPVSFSEKLGSNLPCLSNQSELNASSRSVSLRQRPKREASVKNNSKQSGVLHQKSSDVSKQSKLHSKSQQGPKNKGKQASFRELPKRKTRTQSETSSGSDMAYLLTARRLRLVPLRMNQLIKCPRRNQPVVVLNHPDVDSPEIINVMKTINKYKGHVLKVVLSERTSSCLGVKRYRKRLTLQNVETGNQAKKQSMLKMKLKKTHKNNYQVVEASPAETLQCMFKCWFCGRVYMDQEEWISHGQRHLIEATKGWDVLSLPTQNINSVY; encoded by the exons ATGCAGTTGAAGAAAATGAGGGAAATGTTACCAAAATTGTACCCTGGCCAACTTAATGATAAAAATAATTCCTTAAGTACATCCCCAAAGCAGTCTTCTGAGGATAAAACAAATCCATCAAAAGGGGATGATGACCAGAATTGCTGTTACCAAGGGACTGAGGCTGAGAATAATAAGCTGTCACTGATAAGCTGTATAAAATGCAGAAGTGTTCAGAAAATTTCAATGCAGGATATAGAAGAGCATAAGAAACTTGGGTGGACTGAAGACAAAACTTTCATCTGCAAGAAATGCAGTCGTATTACACCACCAGCTCTCCATTTTGTTCCTGAGGGTGCCAGTGCTGTAGActttgaaaaacatgaaaaaacatcCCCAAGTAAAAATCAGAaaacttttaaagtaaaaaacTTTCTGCCAGGTAAATATTACTGTGATAAATGTAGATTTTCAACAAAGGATCCTTTGCAGTATAAAAAGCATATAGGTCAACATgaagaaattaaatttatttgTTCCCACTGCAGTTACGTATCCTACACCAAAGGAGAATTCCAGAGACACTTGGTGAAACACACTGGAACTTTTCCTTATCAGTGTGAATACTGTGAATATGGTGCTGTTAGACATGATTATATAGTAAAACATACAAGAAGAGTACATGAAACACCCACAAAACGGCTAACAAATACTATCATAAACCATAAGCAAAAGAAGTCTTGCTTGCCAAATCAAAGCACtttatttgaaaagcagaaatatgatAAAAAAATTCCGTTTCGAAATGAACTTTCAAATTCATCTTCAAATATGGTTTGTGAGATTCCAGATAAAGTGACTAAAATAGTCTGTCTGTCTCGTGATATAGAATGTAGCATAAACACAGCATCAATCCAGGATAAAACAGTATTGGAGCCATCTGAAATAAGCCTATGTGAGAATCAAAGTGTGGAAGTTGAGGTGTATTCTCCAAAAACAGAACCTTTGCAACCTGGGATGCCTTTAACAGTAATTGCACCATCTGAACTTGTAGTTCCCTCTAACTGTTTAGCTCAAATAGTAGAGATTAAAATAGTGAATGGAGCACAACAGCTGGTTCTTAAATTAATTCCTATGAAAGAAGCAACTTACAAACCTGTGAACTGTGATGAAGAAGAACCTGAGAATCAAGGTGTAGAACgatctgcagaaggaaaaaaagcatcttcTGTGTTTCAAAATGAGTTACTAACCATGGAAGTGAATGTAGACAAATTATCCAGTGTTAGTAACCAGCTTACATCAGATAGTATATATGGTAAGAATTCTGAATGTCTTTGTTCTTCTAACTGTCAACCCTCAGACTGTAACTCTGTATCTGTACAGAAGGAAGATGCATCAAAATTATGTTTTCATTTGGTGAAAGGTGTTGATGTCCATTCAGGTGTTATAGAACTTTGTTCTCAGTCTCTAGTGACTTCTAGTACTGAAAAAGTAAGTGATCCTAAATCTTTAAGGAgggaaacagatggaaaaaataattttcattatgaTTTGTATTGTTATGAAGAAAGTCTGGATATATCCCCTCCCAAACATGCCactgcttctgaagataaaagttcCAAGAATGTTTCAGTAAAGGCTGCTCAGGAAGGCAAAAATTCCTCTTCTTTTGCAATTCTTAAAGAAAAGGATACATTGCCCTTAAAGAGTGAAGACAATGAATGTAAGAGTCCGCTAGTCAACTCTCCAAGTATATATTTAGCTAGTAAGGGTTTTGATAACAAATCTGTTAAATCTTCTGAAGCAGGAAGAAAGTTTCACGTCACTAAAACTCCACCTTTGGAGGACACAAATGCTAGCTTAAGCAAACTAAAGAGAGTTGATACCATAAATCAAAAGAACAATCTTCTCCTAGAATCATTAGAattacagaaaatggaaaataaaggcaACCCTTTTGAGGGACCTGTCATTTCATCTGTATTTTCTCTTAGCTCTGGTGCTGAAAATGTTCCAGAAGGCATTAGATGGGATGATACAACATGCAGTAAAAAGTCAGCAACGTTGCTCTGTAGAAAGATTGCACAGTTGATGTCTGCTGCTGAGTCTAACATGAAATCTATGCCTTTGAGATGTCCAGTCTCTAGTAAAAAGGTGCTTTTGCCTCAGGAAAATTCAGCAAGCTGTGAGAGAATTGTCCCTGCCACTGTGTTGGAACAATCTGCATCTTCGCCTCAGCTGCATGGTGGGAACAGTGTGATTAGTAGCGAAGAACACAATGAAGAACAACTTCTTACAGTCACAAAAACATCTAAAAGCAGGGTGACTAAAAACTCCCATGTTGCTTCTCCGGTGTTTATTCCCAAAGGGACAGTGCTGAGAGTGCTGAATGCTACTAGCAGTCAAAACacaaaaggaatagaaaatagGAGTGAAGCATCAGCTCCTTCTACATATTGCAATGAAATGCTTCTGCCTCGTCCGGTTCCTGTCAGCTTTTCTGAGAAACTTGGCAGTAATTTGCCATGTTTATCTAATCAGAGTGAACTGAATGCTTCATCCCGAAGTGTATCACTCAGACAAAGACCAAAGCGAGAGGCAAGCGTGAAAAATAATAGTAAACAAAGTGGGGTATTGCATCAAAAAAGCAGTGATGTGAGTAAGCAAAGCAAACTCCATTCAAAGAGTCAACAGGGAcccaaaaataaaggaaaacaagcaaGCTTCAGGGAACTTCCTAAGAGGAAAACAAGGACTCAATCAGAAACCAGTTCTGGTTCTGACATGGCCTATCTGTTGACAGCAAGGCGTCTTAGGCTTGTCCCTTTGAGAATGAATCAGTTGATAAAATGCCCTCGTCGTAACCAGCCAGTTGTGGTATTAAACCATCCTGATGTTGACTCACCGGAGATAATTAATGTCATGAAGACTATCAACAAGTATAAAGGTCACGTCCTGAAAGTAGTTCTCTCAGAAAGGACAAGTAGTTGTCTTGGTGTGAAACGTTATCGAAAGCGTCTCACTCTTCAGAATGTTGAGACAGGAAACCAAGCCAAAAAACAGAGTATgttaaaaatgaaactaaaaaagACGCATAAAAACAACTACCAGGTGGTGGAAGCTTCACCAGCTGAAACGCTTCAGTGTATGTTTAAGTGCTGGTTTTGTGGAAGGGTATATATGGACCAGGAAGAATGGATAAGTCATGGACAGAGACACTTGATAGAGGCAACCAAGGGTTGGGATGTTCTTTCTCTTCCAACACAAAACATCAA TTCAGTTTACTGA